The genomic DNA TCGTAAATCAGACGATTTCGACCAGTCTCTCAGCACTGGTACCCATTTTAACAGAAACCTTACAGCAGGCCATAATCCTGCAGAGTTTTCTCGAGCACCTTCATTGAATCGGCATCCAGTTGTGTCATGGGGAGACGGACTTCACCGTTATCGCGCCCCAGTAACTGCATGGCTGCTTTGATCGGGATCGGGTTCGTCGCCAGTCCCAGCAGGTTACGGCAGAGCGTGAACAGCCGGTAGTGCCATTCGCGGGCCTTGGCGAGATCGCCGGCATTGAATGCCGCCAGCATCGCTTTGACATCGGCAGGAACAATATTACCAACGACCGACACAACCCCCTTGCCTCCCAGCGCCATCAGTGGCAGAGTCAAGCTGTCATCGCCTGAGAGAACTGCCAGATCACAGCAGGAAAGAATATGCGAAGCCTGATCCATCGAACCGGTAGACTCTTTCACGGCAACAATATTCGGGATTTCGGCGAGGCGAATAATTGTTTCCGGCTCAATATTCTTCGCAGTCCGACCAGGGATGTTATACACGACAATCGGCAGTTGAACAGACTCAGCAATCGCTTTGTAGTGCTGATAAAAGCCTTCCTGGGTCGGCTTGTTGTAGTATGGGGCCACGTGCAGAGCACCGTCGGCGCCTGCCTGTTCAGCGTACTTGGTCAGCTCGACTGCCTCACGTGTACTGTTGGAACCGGTGCCTGCCATGACTTTGATCCGGCCGGCAGCCTGTTTACAGACGATGGAAATGACCTGTTTGTGTTCATCGTGTGAGAGTGTGGGAGATTCTCCGGTTGTTCCCACCGGACACAAGGTGTCGGTTCCCTGCTCGACATGGTAATCGATCAGCGCCTGTAAGCCGCTTTCGTCGATTTCGCCATTCTTGAACGGGGTGATCATTGCCACCGAAAGACCTGCAAACAGGTCACTTTGATTCGCCATGCTTATCTTACCTTATTTGAATTTTACTGTCCGGTATGATTCTGTCCGACCAGTTCGATTTCATTTAATTGCTTGAGACTAGGAGCGGTTTTCCCAGTCTACATTCGACAGGGATGCCAGTGCCAGCTGCAGGGCGTGTGTGCCGTCGCGGCCATGTCCCTGTGCCTGGACAGCCATGTAAAGCTGATGTCCCAGGGCCAGCCCGGGGAGGCTCAGGTTCATCTTTTTAGCTTCTGCCAGTGCGATCCCCATATCTTTGATAAAGTGCTCTACGAAAAAGCCCGGATCAAAATTATTGTCCATGATCCGCGGTCCCAGGTTGGAGAGCGACCAGCTGCCGGCAGCACCACTGCCCACCGACTGCAGAACCGTAGGCAGGTCCAGACCCGCTTTGTAACCATAGAGCAGCGCTTCGCAGACGCCGATCATGTTGGTGGCGATGAGAATCTGGTTCACCATTTTCGTATGCTGGCC from Gimesia sp. includes the following:
- the dapA gene encoding 4-hydroxy-tetrahydrodipicolinate synthase, which produces MANQSDLFAGLSVAMITPFKNGEIDESGLQALIDYHVEQGTDTLCPVGTTGESPTLSHDEHKQVISIVCKQAAGRIKVMAGTGSNSTREAVELTKYAEQAGADGALHVAPYYNKPTQEGFYQHYKAIAESVQLPIVVYNIPGRTAKNIEPETIIRLAEIPNIVAVKESTGSMDQASHILSCCDLAVLSGDDSLTLPLMALGGKGVVSVVGNIVPADVKAMLAAFNAGDLAKAREWHYRLFTLCRNLLGLATNPIPIKAAMQLLGRDNGEVRLPMTQLDADSMKVLEKTLQDYGLL